A single region of the Brachypodium distachyon strain Bd21 chromosome 3, Brachypodium_distachyon_v3.0, whole genome shotgun sequence genome encodes:
- the LOC100836363 gene encoding uncharacterized protein LOC100836363, whose product MEGVGARLGRSSARYGPATTFTGPVRKWRKEWVPIAAAAATAASAATSSTAAGSRGNNLVLFKWTPLNGANGGAGEGDGEQAAAAAETATRRRRYVPVSIVEDQRQESAKSDDENKANDGDPSSTETEPSNGKTNIDDTPMDESQASDEARDSGNNGGGTDLNLNLGPKDPDDEDEGDTGEQNEARTEHRLKRKSVTPDLEMRM is encoded by the exons ATGGAGGGCGTGGGCGCTCGGTTAGGGCGCTCTTCGGCCCGCTACGGCCCGGCGACGACGTTCACCGGGCCCGTTAGAAAGTGGCGCAAGGAGTGGGtccccatcgccgccgccgcggccaccgcggcctccgccgcgaccTCCTCCACCGCGGCCGGATCCCGCGGGAATAACCTGGTCCTGTTCAAATGGACCCCGCTGAACGGCGCCAACGGAGGAGCAGGGGAAGGAGATggggagcaggcggcggcggctgcggagACGGCCACGAGAAGACGGCGGTACGTGCCG GTTTCTATAGTTGAAGATCAGAGGCAAGAATCTGCCAAATCTGACGATGAGAATAAGGCTAATGATGGAGATCCTTCATCCACTGAAACTGAGCCATCTAATGGGAAAACTAATATTGATGATACGCCCATGGATGAATCACAG GCATCGGATGAGGCTCGAGATTCTGGCAATAATGGTGGTGGGACCGACCTAAATTTAAACTTAGGTCCGAAGGACCCtgatgatgaggatgaagGTGATACAGGCGAGCAAAATGAAGCTCGAACAGAACATAGATTGAAGAGAAAATCTGTAACCCCTGACCTTGAGATGAGAATGTAA